The segment CCGTCGGCCTCACCCGCTGGCTCGACGAGGAATCGCTGCTGGACACCGTGACCGCCATCTCCGGCTCCAGCCCCGCCTATTTCTTCGCCCTGGTGGAAGCCCTGGAAGATGCAGCGTTTTCCCAGGGCATGTCGCGCGATACGGCGCGCGCGCTGGCCGCCCAGGCCTGCCTGGGCGCCGGCCGCATGCTGACCGAGAGCGGCGAGGACCCGAGCGTGCTGCGCAAGCGCGTCACCTCGCCGAACGGCACCACCCAGGCCGCCCTGGAAAGTTTCGCCGCCGACCACTTCAACCAGGTCGTCGCCCGGGCCGTGGCGGCGGCCACGCGCCGTGGCGGCGAGATGGCCGCCGCCCTGGACGACACCCCATGAGCTATCTCGTCAACGCCTTTTCGTTCCTGCTCGAACTCGCCTTTGGTGCTGCCGCCGCATTGTTCATGCTGCGGCTGGCCGCGGAAGCCAGTCGCGCGGACTTCCACAATCCACTGAGCCAGTTCATCTACCGCACCACCAACCCGGTGCTTGCGCCGCTGCGGCGCCTGCTGCCCAACTGGCGCCGCATCAACGTGACGGCGCTGCTGCTGATCTTCCTGCTGATGCTGATCAAGCGCGTGGCGCTGTTCTCGCTGCTTGGCATGTTTCCGCACGTGCTTGGCCTCATCGTGCTGTCGATCGCCGACACGCTCGATTTCATCGCGATGTTCTACGTGGTGCTGATCTTCGTGTGGTCGCTGATGAGCCTGTTCCAAGTCGAGTCCTACCATCCGGTCTATCGCCTCGCCGGCAGCCTGGTCGACCCGCTGCTTCGTCCGTTGCGCGGCAGGCTGGTCGCCGGTGGTCTCGACTTCGGCCCGTGGGCCGTGATGATCGTGCTGATCCTTGCCCGCCTGCTGCTGGTTTCGCCGCTCACCGACCTCGGTGCCCGCCTGGCGCTCGGCATGTAAGCCGTGGCCGCGCCACTCGCGCGCGGCCACCTTCCCTTTCGCTCCCAAGGAATTCTTCTCGCATGCATGCGAATTCATCCCTCCTGCGCCGTCGTCTGCTCGCCCTCGCCCTGGCGGCTGCCGCCGTGGGCAGCGCCTACGCCGCCAGCCCGACCGTCGTCGCCAAACCGGATGTGGTTGCCGGCAACATCGACACGTCGATCAACCCGGGCGATGACTTCTTCGAGTTCGCCAACGGCGCCTGGCTGAAGGCGCACCCGATCCCTGCCGAGGAATCGCAGTGGGGCATCGCGCAGGTGGTGCAGGACGAGCTCTACGCCAAGCTGCGCAAGATCAGCGAGGACGCCGCGGCGCAGAAGCAGGCCGCCGCCGGCAGCGACGAGCAGAAGATTGGCGACTTCTGGACCACGGCCATGGACCAGCCACTGGCTGATCGCCTGGGCGCCGCCCCGCTGAAGGACGAACTCGCGCGCATCGACGCCGTGCATGACGTGAACTCGGCGCTGGACGCAGCGTTCGCGCTGCAGCCACTGGGCGTCGACGCGTTCTTCGACTTCGGCGTGTCGCAGGACGAAAAGCAGAGCGACGCCATGGCGGTGCATCTGGCCCAGGGCGGCCTGGGCCTGCCGGAGCGCGACTACTACTTCAACAGCGAGCAGGGCGTGGCCAAGGCGCGTACCGCCTACATCGCGCATCTGGGTCGCATGTTCCGTCTGCTCGGCGCTGACGAAACCGATGCAAGGCAGAGCGCCACGCAGGTGATGGCGTTCGAGACGGCACTCGCCAAGGTCTCCCGACCACTGGCCGACCTGCGCGATCCGGAAAAGAACTACAACAAGATGGCGCCGTCGGAACTGACGACGAAGCACACGCCAGCCATCGCGTGGGACACGCGCCTCGCCGCGTGGAAGCTCTCGGCGCCGACCGTCATCGTCGGCCAACCCGAGTTCTTCGACGGCCTGCAGTCGCTGCTGGCGAAGACGCCGGCACCCGTACTGCGCGACTACCTGCGGGTGCATCTGGCCGACGAGTACGCCAGCTACCTGAGCCAGGCGTTCGACGACGAACACTTCGATTTCTACGGGCGCACCCTGTCCGGCCAGGCCCAGCAGAAGCCACGCTGGAAGCGCGCGTTGCGTGCCGAGAACGGTGCACTCGGCATGATCCTCGGCCGCATCTACGTGAAGGACTATTTCTCCGAGGCCAGCAAGCAGCGCTACAACACCATGGTCGAAGCGGTCCGCACCGCCTACGGCGAGCGCATCGACAAACTCGACTGGATGAGCCCCGCCACCAAGGCCAAGGCACACGAGAAGCTTGCCGCCGTCACCAGGAAGGTCGGCTATCCGGACAAGTGGAAGGACTACTCCAAGCTCATCATCGGCCACGATTCCTACGCGCAGAACATGATGCGTGCGCAGCGCTGGGCCTTCGATGACATGCTGTCCAAGTACGGCAAGCCGGTCGATCGCAGCGAATGGGAAATGACGCCGCAGACCTACAACGCGTACTACAACCCGTCCAACAACGAGATCGTGCTGCCCGCCGCGCAGTTCATGATCCCCGGCTTCGCCGACAGCGAGATCGATGATGCCGTGGTGTACGGCTACGTCGCCGCTTCCACTATCGGCCACGAGATCACGCACGGCTTCGACGACGAAGGTCGCCAGTACGATGCGAAGGGCAACTTGCTCGATTGGTGGACCAGGCAGGATGCCGAGCGCTTCAACCAGCGTGCGCAGGTGATGGTGAAGCAGTTCAACGCCTTCGAACCGCTGCCCGGCTTGCACATCAACGGACAGGCGAGCCTTGGCGAGAACATCGCCGACTTCGGCGGCATCATGATCGGGCTGGATGCGTTCAAGAAGACGGCGCAGTACCAGAAGGGCGAGAAGGTGGCCGGCTATACGCCGCTGCAGCGTTTCTTCCTGGGCTACGCATTGGGCTGGCTGTCGCAGCAGCGCGAGGCACGCCTGCGCAATTCGCTGCTGGCCGATGTGCATGCGCCGGCGAAATATCGCGTCAATGGTCCGCTGTCGAATGTGCCTGACTTTTATGAGGCGTTTGGCGTGAAGCCGGGGCAGCCGATGTGGCGACCGGAGAATCAGCGGGTGAAGATCTGGTAAGCCTCGCACTCCACCTTCGCGCCCTCTCCCCTCCGGGGAGAGGGTTGGGGTGAGGGGCCAATCTAGCCTCATGACCCATAGTTGCGTTGCTGTTTCCTTGTAGGAGCGCACCCTGTGCGCGACCGCAGAGGGCATCGCTGCGCCGCGGTCGCGCACAGGGTGCGCTCCCACAGGGACGTGCCCGCTCTTCGCTCTGGCTTTTGACCTCCGGCCCCCTATGCCGCGGCGGGCGGGTGGAGGAAAGCCCGAAGGGTGGCCGGCAGGGGTGCCGGCCAGTTTGTCGTCAGGGCAGGATGCCCTGTCGACAAACCCCGTAACCCGCCCGCGAACCTTCCGGGGCGTATGCCCGGAAGGCGCGGCATCGGGGTGGCCTTTCTCTTGGCATTGCCACCTTTACGGTGGTTACTTTTCTTGACTCCGGGCATCCTGCCTTTCGCCCTTCGGGCCGGCTTCGCCGTTCGCACGCGCTCCTGCGCGTGCGTGGCCACCCAAAGAGAAGTGACCCGGCCTCCGGCAGGAGGGCGGAAGCCCGCCGCAGGCGAGCCAGGTCGCCGTAACGCGACAACCGTAAACCGAGGCCCTGGTCCCCGGCCTGCGCCGGGGCGACGAACGTAAGGACCGAGGCGAAAGGCCATCGCGCACTGGGTGCGCTCCTACAGGGGGAGAATCCGCAGGCTGGTTCGCAGCCTATCCCCTCTGCCGCTTCTCCCACTCCACAAAAATCTTGTGCATCGCCTCCAACCCATCAAACAACGCCGCCGGCCCCGGCTGCAAAATAATCGGCGACTTGATCTCATGGAGATCGCCATGGCGCACGGCAGGAATCGCATCCCATCCCTCACGCGCCGCCACCTTCTCCGGCCGGAAGCGCTTGCCGCACCACGACCCCAGGATGATGTCCGGCGCCTGTTTCACCACCTCACCCGGATCGCCAAGGATGCGATGCTTTGCCAGTGATTCGCCCGACATCTGTGGAAACACGTCGTCGCCACCGGCAAGCCGAACCAGCTCAGCCACCCAGCGAATGCCGGTGATCAGCGGATCGTCCCACTCCTCGAAATAAACCTTCGGACGACGGAAGAACGCCGCCGCAGCCGCTTCGATCGCAGCGATATGCCGTTCCGCCCGCTGGGCATAGGCCTCGGCCTTCTCCGCCGCACCGACCATCGCACCCAACCTTCGGATGTAGCCAAGAATGCCGTCGACGCTGCGATGGTTGCTGATCCATACCTCCACGCCCGCCTTGATCAGGTCGCGCGCGATATCGGCCTGGATGTCGGAGAACCCGACCACGAAATCCGGCTGCAGCTTGAGGATCTCATCGATCTTCGCGCTGGTGAAAGCCGACACCTTCGGCTTTTCCTTGCGCGCCTTCGGCGGCCGCACGGTGAAGCCGGAGATGCCCACGATGCGATCCTGCTCACCGAGCGCATACAGCACTTCGGTGGGTTCTTCGGTCAGGCAGACGATGCGTTGCGGGTAACGGTCGATGGTCGGCAAGTCGTCGGTCACGCGTTCAATGTCCCAGCACGGTCACGACCACCTTGCGCTGGTGCGGATCGAGACGGTGTTCCCACAGGTAGATGCCTTGCCAGGTGCCCAGCTGCACCTTGCCCGCATGCACGGGCACCACCAGGCTCACGCCGGTGAGGATGGCGCGCACGTGGGAGGGCATGTCGTCGGGGCCTTCTTCGTCATGGCGGAAGATGGCGTCGCCATCCGGTACTGCGCGCGTGAACCAGCGTTCCAGGTCGTCGCGCACGGTTGGGTCGGCGTTCTCGCTGATCAGCAGCGAGCAACTGGTGTGCAGGCTGAAGATGTTGGCGATACCGGTATGCACGCCGCTGGCCGCCACCACGTCACCGACCTTGTCGGTGATCTCGGTGAAACCGCGGCCGCGCGTGTGCACGGTGAAGCCAT is part of the Dyella jiangningensis genome and harbors:
- a CDS encoding YggT family protein, whose translation is MSYLVNAFSFLLELAFGAAAALFMLRLAAEASRADFHNPLSQFIYRTTNPVLAPLRRLLPNWRRINVTALLLIFLLMLIKRVALFSLLGMFPHVLGLIVLSIADTLDFIAMFYVVLIFVWSLMSLFQVESYHPVYRLAGSLVDPLLRPLRGRLVAGGLDFGPWAVMIVLILARLLLVSPLTDLGARLALGM
- a CDS encoding M13 family metallopeptidase translates to MHANSSLLRRRLLALALAAAAVGSAYAASPTVVAKPDVVAGNIDTSINPGDDFFEFANGAWLKAHPIPAEESQWGIAQVVQDELYAKLRKISEDAAAQKQAAAGSDEQKIGDFWTTAMDQPLADRLGAAPLKDELARIDAVHDVNSALDAAFALQPLGVDAFFDFGVSQDEKQSDAMAVHLAQGGLGLPERDYYFNSEQGVAKARTAYIAHLGRMFRLLGADETDARQSATQVMAFETALAKVSRPLADLRDPEKNYNKMAPSELTTKHTPAIAWDTRLAAWKLSAPTVIVGQPEFFDGLQSLLAKTPAPVLRDYLRVHLADEYASYLSQAFDDEHFDFYGRTLSGQAQQKPRWKRALRAENGALGMILGRIYVKDYFSEASKQRYNTMVEAVRTAYGERIDKLDWMSPATKAKAHEKLAAVTRKVGYPDKWKDYSKLIIGHDSYAQNMMRAQRWAFDDMLSKYGKPVDRSEWEMTPQTYNAYYNPSNNEIVLPAAQFMIPGFADSEIDDAVVYGYVAASTIGHEITHGFDDEGRQYDAKGNLLDWWTRQDAERFNQRAQVMVKQFNAFEPLPGLHINGQASLGENIADFGGIMIGLDAFKKTAQYQKGEKVAGYTPLQRFFLGYALGWLSQQREARLRNSLLADVHAPAKYRVNGPLSNVPDFYEAFGVKPGQPMWRPENQRVKIW
- a CDS encoding cobalamin-binding protein, which encodes MDRYPQRIVCLTEEPTEVLYALGEQDRIVGISGFTVRPPKARKEKPKVSAFTSAKIDEILKLQPDFVVGFSDIQADIARDLIKAGVEVWISNHRSVDGILGYIRRLGAMVGAAEKAEAYAQRAERHIAAIEAAAAAFFRRPKVYFEEWDDPLITGIRWVAELVRLAGGDDVFPQMSGESLAKHRILGDPGEVVKQAPDIILGSWCGKRFRPEKVAAREGWDAIPAVRHGDLHEIKSPIILQPGPAALFDGLEAMHKIFVEWEKRQRG
- a CDS encoding secondary thiamine-phosphate synthase enzyme YjbQ; protein product: MRATPADHVAQNGFTVHTRGRGFTEITDKVGDVVAASGVHTGIANIFSLHTSCSLLISENADPTVRDDLERWFTRAVPDGDAIFRHDEEGPDDMPSHVRAILTGVSLVVPVHAGKVQLGTWQGIYLWEHRLDPHQRKVVVTVLGH